Part of the Caulobacter sp. SL161 genome is shown below.
GCGACCTTTGGCGTGATGTTCGGGGCCAAGGCGCTGTTTGGTCAGGCCCCGCCGATCCACGACGTGGCCACCGACTGGAAGACGCCGCTTTCGTTCTCCGACGCGGCCCTGGCCGCGCGGGGCGGGACGGCGGCGCTGGTCGACGATGATCCCAGCCTCCCGGTCGGCTCGGCGGCCTTCGCCGGTCGCCGGATCGCCGAGATCAACGCCGAGACCTGTCCGGCGGCGCGACCGCTGGTCAGCGGCCGCTCGCCCGCCGACGCCTATGAGGCGGCCAAGGCCGCCGTCCTGGCGTCCGGAATGACCCTGATCACCGACGATCCGATGGACGGTCGGCTGGAGGCGACGGCCAGCAGCTTCTGGTACGGTCTGACCGACGACGTTGTGGTGCGGGTGCGCCCGGACGCCGCCGGCTCGCGCCTCGATATCCGCTCCATCGGTCGTGACGCAGGGCCGGATCTTGGCCGCAACTGCGACCGCATCGGCGCCCTGATGACGGCGGTCAAGGCGCGCTGAACCGTCCTCAGACGAGGCGGTATTCAGCGTCCAGGCTGGTCTCGCCGGCCGTGACGACCCGGCCCTCGCGGACCAGCTGGATCATGTGGGCCAGCACCGAGTGGGCCGCCGCGGGATGCAGGCGCGGATCGACGGCGGCGTAGAGGCTGGGCACCATCGCCTTGATGGTGGTCGGGCCCGCGCCCAGGGTCTCCAGGATCTGGGTCTCGCGCGCCCGGCGGTGGGCGACATAGGCGTCGATGAAGGGCGCGACCTGGCGCACCGGCGCGCCGTGCGTGGGCCACAGCGTCTCGAACCCCCGCGCCCGCACCTTGGCCAGGCTGGCGAAATAGTCGCCCATGTCGCCGTCGGGCGGGGTGATCACCGTGGTCGACCAGCCCATGATGTGGTCGCCGCAGAAGAGGGCGTTTTCCTCGCGCAGGGCGAAGCACAGGTGGTTGGAGGTATGGCCGGGCGTCGCCAGGGTCTCCAGCGTCCAGCCGGGGCCCGCCAGAACCTCGCCATCGGACAGGATCATATCAGGGCGGAACCGCGCGTCGTCGCCTTCCTCCAGGCTGGGCCCGGCGGCCTCGCCATGATCGCTCGGCGCGGGCAGGCCATAGACCTTGGCGCCGAACGCCTGCGCCAGCGGATGGGCGAGGGGGCTGTGGTCCATGTGGTGGTGAGTGACCAGCACGTGCGTCACCCGCTCGCCGGACAGCGCCGCCTTCAGCGCCTCGAAGTGCTCGGGCAGGTCGGGGCCCGGATC
Proteins encoded:
- a CDS encoding MBL fold metallo-hydrolase, which codes for MIPFVRELEFEYGRCDQVSPLIRRVIARNPGPFTFTGTGVYIVGRGEVAVIDPGPDLPEHFEALKAALSGERVTHVLVTHHHMDHSPLAHPLAQAFGAKVYGLPAPSDHGEAAGPSLEEGDDARFRPDMILSDGEVLAGPGWTLETLATPGHTSNHLCFALREENALFCGDHIMGWSTTVITPPDGDMGDYFASLAKVRARGFETLWPTHGAPVRQVAPFIDAYVAHRRARETQILETLGAGPTTIKAMVPSLYAAVDPRLHPAAAHSVLAHMIQLVREGRVVTAGETSLDAEYRLV